From the genome of Anaerolineales bacterium:
GGCCTGGCTGCCGGGCGAAGAAGGAGGGGGGGCGGTGGCGGAGGTTCTGTTCGGCGAGACCAACCCCGGCGGCAAACTCCCGATCACCTTCCCGCGCGCAGTCGGTCAGGTTCCATTGACATACAACCACAAGCCCTCGGGGATGCGCTCCAATTGGTATGTCGACTACGTCGCCGAGAAAGCCGCGCCGCTCTATCCTTTCGGTCACGGCCTGAGCTACACCACCTTCGAGTATGGCAGTCTGTCGATCAGCCCGGCTCAGGCAACGGCTGGTGAGCGGGTCGCGATCTGCGTCGCGGTGACGAACACCGGCCGGAGAGCCGGGGAAGAGGTCGTCCAGCTGTATGTCCGGGACGAGTTTGCGAGTGTGCCGCGGCCGGTTAAGCAGCTCATGGGATTCGCGCGCGTGGAGCTCAGACCGGGTGAACGCAAGACGATTCGATTCGATCTGCCCATAGACCAATTGGGTTTCATTTCAAGCGCGATGAAGCTGGTGATTGAACCCGGCAGGATCCTGGTCATGATCGGAAGCTCGTCGGAGGATATCCGCCTGCAGGGTGAGTTCGAGATTGTAGGCCCGGATGTCATGCCGATCGAGAACCGGGTCTTCGCCTGCCCGGTCGAGATTGAACCCTAGCCCGGCACGGAGCCGCGCTCAGGGCGGCGTATCCATGTTTGACCCAGGGAGCTACCTCATGCATGACGGATATGAACCGAAGCCCGAACACAAGTTCACCTTCGGCCTGTGGACGGTCGGCAACACCGGCCGCGACCCCTTTGGCGAGCCCGTCCGTTCGCCCCTGTCGCCGGCCGAGCTGGTGCACATGCTGGCCGAGGTCGGGGCCTACGGTGTCAACCTGCATGACAACGACCTGGTGCCGATCGACGCAACGCCGAGTGAGCGCGACAACATCGTCGCGGCATTCAAACAGGTGCTAGAAGCGACGGGGCTCGTCGTGCCCATGGCCACCACTAACCTGTTCTCGGATCCAGCTTTCAAGGACGGCGCCTTCAGCGCCAATGACCCTCGCGTGCGTGCCTATGCCCTTCAGAAGACGATGCGCGCCATCGATCTGGGCGTGGAATTGGGCGCCACAATCTACGTCTTCTGGGGCGGCCGGGAAGGAACTGAAACCGATGCGGCGAAAGACCCGATCACGGCCATCAAACGCACTCGCGAGGCGATGAACTTCCTCTGCGCCTACGTCCTCGACAGGGGCTATGACTTGAGGTTCGCCCTGGAGTCAAAACCCAATGAGCCGCGCGGCGACATCTACAACTCGACGACGGGCCACATGCTGGCCTTCATCGAAAGCCTGGACCACCCTGAGATGGTCGGCGTAAACCCCGAAGTTGCCCACGAGCACATGGCCGGGCTCAATTTCGTGCACAGCGTGGCCCAGGCCATGGAGCGCCAGAAGCTCTTCCACATTGACCTCAACGATCAGGCCTTCGGCCGGTACGACCAGGATTTCCGCTTCGGTGCGGTCAACCTCAAGAGCGCCTTCTTCCTCGTCAAGCTGCTTGAGGACTACGGCTATTCAGGCAACCGCCACTTCGACGCACACGCTTATCGCACGGAAGACTACGAGGGTGTCAAAGACTTTGCACGAGGCTGCATGCGCACCTACCTGATTCTGAAGGCGAAGGCGGCCCAGTTCGGACGAGATGCAGAGATCCAGGCGCTGCTGGCGGAGATCACGGCCAAGGATGAGGAGATGAATGCACTCTCCGGCATCTACTCCGCCAAGAAAGCCAAGGATCTGAAGGCCTTCGCCTTCGACAGGCAGTCGATGGGAGGACGCGGCTTGAAGTACGAGCGACTTGATCAACTGACCGTCGAGCTGATCATGGGCGTGCGCTAGTCCTGAGACCTCCGCCATCGGTGAAACGTCCATGAACCGAGTTGAGCTCAACGGAATTGACTGCCTCGAGATCGCCAATGAGCACCTGTCCCTGCTGGCGACGGTCTCCGTCGGGCCGCGGATTCTGTCCCTGAAGGCCTCTGCCGGCGAAAACTTGTTTGCTGTGCTGCCGCAGGCGACGTTGGATTGCCCCGGCGGCGGCCTGTTCCATTTCTACGGCGGCCATCGCCTCTGGCACGCGCCCGAGGACCCCTGTACCACCTACCAGCCGGATGACTCACCGGTGCGCCTCGAGCCGATCGAGGACGGCGTGCGGCTTGTCCAGGATGCCCAGCCGAGGATATTCCTTGAGAAGACGATTGAAATCCGGCTGGCGAGCGGATCGCCGAAGGTCTGGGTCCGACATATCGTTGCCAACCGAGGAGCTGATTCGCACCGCCTAGCGCCCTGGGCGATCACGCAGTTCAGACCCGGTGGCGTGGCCGTCCTTCCGCAGGCTACGCGTTGGGTGGACAACAAGCTCGTCCTGCCCAATCGCTCGATCGCCCTCTGGCCGTACACCGACCTCAAGAGTGGCTTCATCGACCTAGGAAACGAAACGATCCTCGTTCATGCCAGAATGAGGGATGGCATGCTCAAGATCGGGTTCCCCAATCCGGCAGGGTGGATGGCCTACTGGATCGATGGCTCGTTGTTCGTCAAGCGCGCCGCCTTCCGTCCAGGGGCGGAGTACCTCGACCTGGGGAGCTCGAGCGAGTGCTATTGTGACCCGCGCTTCCTGGAACTGGAAACGCTGGGGCCGGTCGTGCAGCTTCATCCAGGATCCAGCGTCGAGCATGTCGAAGCATGGACGGTTCACCAAGACGTTCGATGGACGGACGACCTGGCGGAAATCCGCTCGGTCGTCGCAGAGGGATAGATGCCGGTGAGCTGCTGGATCGGGATTGACGTTTCGACAACGGCGACGAAGGCGGTTCTGATCGACGACGGCGGGCAACCTGTCGCCGTCGCCTCCTCGGAGTATGGCTTCGAAACCCCGCAACCGCTCTGGAGCGAGCAGGACCCGGATCTGTGGTGGCAGGCCTCGATCAAGAGCATTCGTGCGGTGCTCGGCTCGGGCGGTGCCTCGCCCAAAGACATCCAGGGGGTGGGCCTGACGGGACAAATGCACGGCCTGGTGCTGTTGGATTCGGATGGCAGCGTGCTGCGGCCGGCCATTCTTTGGAACGATCAACGCACGGGAGCGCAATGTGACGACATTCGAGCGCGCCTCGGGAAAGAGCGACTGATACAGCTCACAGGCAACGACGCCCTGACGGGGTTCACCGCCCCCAAGATCCTTTGGGTGCGCGAGCACGAGCCCGAGGTATACCGGCGGATTGCCCACATTCTTCTTCCCAAGGACTACGTTCGCTACAAGTTGAGCGGTGAATTCGCCGTCGACCGTGCCGACGGCGCCGGGACCTTGCTGTTCGATCTGAGGGCCCGCAATTGGTCGCCTGAAGTGTTGGAGGCGCTCGAGATCAAGCCGGAATGGTTGCCCAAGACGTTCGAGGGCACGGACGTGACGGGCGCCGTGTGTTCCAGCGCTGCCGAGGCGACGGGGCTGCAGGCGGGAACACCGATTGTGGCCGGTGGAGGAGACCAGGCGGCGGCCGCCGTCGGCACAGGCGCAGTTGAAGAGGGGATCGTTTCGCTGAGCCTGGGGACTTCTGGAGTTGTGTTTGCCACCACGGATCAGCCCGCAATTGAGGCAGCCGGGCGCCTGCACGCCTTCTGCCACGCCGTTCCCGGGAAGTGGCACCTGATGGGGGTCATGCTCTCGGCCGCGGGGAGCTTGCGCTGGCATCGCGACACGTTCGCGCCGGGGATGGACTTCGATAACTTGCTCTTGCCCGCCGGCGACGTCCCGCCGGGGAGCGACGGGTTGCTGTTCCTTCCGTATCTGAGCGGCGAGCGAACGCCGCACCCGGACCCGCTTGCCCGCGGTGCATTCGTCGGCCTGACCCTTCGCCACGGCCTGCCGCAGCTGACCCGGTCGGTGTTGGAGGGCGTGGCCTTCGGCCTGCGAGACTGCTTCGAATTGATGAAAGGCGTCGGGCTGGGCGAGATCTCCCAGGTTCGCATTGCCGGCGGCGGCGCCAGGAGCACCCTCTGGCGTCAGATCCTCGCCGATGTCCTTCAGGCCGAGTT
Proteins encoded in this window:
- the xylA gene encoding xylose isomerase, yielding MHDGYEPKPEHKFTFGLWTVGNTGRDPFGEPVRSPLSPAELVHMLAEVGAYGVNLHDNDLVPIDATPSERDNIVAAFKQVLEATGLVVPMATTNLFSDPAFKDGAFSANDPRVRAYALQKTMRAIDLGVELGATIYVFWGGREGTETDAAKDPITAIKRTREAMNFLCAYVLDRGYDLRFALESKPNEPRGDIYNSTTGHMLAFIESLDHPEMVGVNPEVAHEHMAGLNFVHSVAQAMERQKLFHIDLNDQAFGRYDQDFRFGAVNLKSAFFLVKLLEDYGYSGNRHFDAHAYRTEDYEGVKDFARGCMRTYLILKAKAAQFGRDAEIQALLAEITAKDEEMNALSGIYSAKKAKDLKAFAFDRQSMGGRGLKYERLDQLTVELIMGVR
- a CDS encoding DUF4380 domain-containing protein, with the protein product MNRVELNGIDCLEIANEHLSLLATVSVGPRILSLKASAGENLFAVLPQATLDCPGGGLFHFYGGHRLWHAPEDPCTTYQPDDSPVRLEPIEDGVRLVQDAQPRIFLEKTIEIRLASGSPKVWVRHIVANRGADSHRLAPWAITQFRPGGVAVLPQATRWVDNKLVLPNRSIALWPYTDLKSGFIDLGNETILVHARMRDGMLKIGFPNPAGWMAYWIDGSLFVKRAAFRPGAEYLDLGSSSECYCDPRFLELETLGPVVQLHPGSSVEHVEAWTVHQDVRWTDDLAEIRSVVAEG
- the xylB gene encoding xylulokinase codes for the protein MSCWIGIDVSTTATKAVLIDDGGQPVAVASSEYGFETPQPLWSEQDPDLWWQASIKSIRAVLGSGGASPKDIQGVGLTGQMHGLVLLDSDGSVLRPAILWNDQRTGAQCDDIRARLGKERLIQLTGNDALTGFTAPKILWVREHEPEVYRRIAHILLPKDYVRYKLSGEFAVDRADGAGTLLFDLRARNWSPEVLEALEIKPEWLPKTFEGTDVTGAVCSSAAEATGLQAGTPIVAGGGDQAAAAVGTGAVEEGIVSLSLGTSGVVFATTDQPAIEAAGRLHAFCHAVPGKWHLMGVMLSAAGSLRWHRDTFAPGMDFDNLLLPAGDVPPGSDGLLFLPYLSGERTPHPDPLARGAFVGLTLRHGLPQLTRSVLEGVAFGLRDCFELMKGVGLGEISQVRIAGGGARSTLWRQILADVLQAELVTVNAEEGAAYGAALLAATGTGAFTDVPSACRQVIQITGRTEPSAAAAAYQDLYPIYRQLYPALKLSFHALAGS